The following coding sequences lie in one Rutidosis leptorrhynchoides isolate AG116_Rl617_1_P2 chromosome 4, CSIRO_AGI_Rlap_v1, whole genome shotgun sequence genomic window:
- the LOC139840328 gene encoding probable inactive receptor kinase At5g67200 has protein sequence MKPTFIHTTIILLFSFYTLTLSSSNNAIEPLLSFKSKADLSNKLVTYSVTNNSTVCKWQGVKCLNNDVVVQLVLENLNLSGVFASNTLTRLDQLRVLSLRNNSLTGPIPDLSMLVNIKALFLDSNYFSGVIPLSISSLHRLRTLDLSNNELSGNIPVELIKLDRLNYIRLDSNRFNGSIPPLNQSGLEIFNVSVNHLSGLVPVTATLARFGPNMFSVNGELCGEIVHKQCEIVGMNSTKNKSSTSDLQEMEGFEDLKSRKREKFGLVVGFSGGLVLVISSVLCVIMSIKISKKKKKRKKIIATRELMEMAEAADAAAEVMRMEEKNELERKVRMLQQGVAIKKSGNLVFCTADSHVYTIEQLMRASAELLGSGMMGTTYKALVDNRVIVCVKRLDSSRLVGTTNEEFEMLMEVVGKVRHTNVVTLRAYFQTKDEKLLVYDYQPNGSLFSLIHVSQSTMARPLHWTSCLKIAEDVAQGLLHLHQTCNLVHGNLKSSNVLLDSDFEARISDYHLSHLFHHESNAYRAPEIEPNQEPTAKSDVYSFGVVLLELLTGKAASSHPKVSPDEVVKWVKSSRDNGGAGGGVVEEKRLEMMTGVAIACGVRSPEMRPTMWQVIEMLQKIKEAAVMEDCGLDP, from the exons ATGAAACCAACTTTCATTCACACCACCATTATCCTTTTATTTTCATTCTACACTTTAACTTTATCATCATCAAACAATGCAATTGAACCCTTATTGTCATTCAAATCTAAAGCCGATCTTAGCAACAAACTTGTAACTTATTCAGTTACCAACAACTCCACTGTATGCAAATGGCAAGGAGTAAAATGTTTGAACAACGACGTCGTTGTTCAACTCGTTCTCGAGAACTTAAACCTTTCTGGCGTTTTCGCCTCGAATACATTGACTCGGTTGGACCAGTTACGAGTTCTGAGTTTACGTAACAACTCGCTTACTGGACCGATTCCTGATCTTTCTATGTTAGTTAATATCAAAGCGTTGTTTCTTGATAGTAACTACTTTAGTGGCGTGATTCCGTTATCTATTTCGTCGCTTCATCGTCTGCGAACTTTAGATCTTTCGAATAATGAATTATCGGGGAATATTCCGGTTGAGTTGATTAAACTGGACCGGTTGAATTACATTCGTCTTGATTCAAAtcggtttaatggttcgattccgCCTCTTAATCAATCTGGACTTGAAATATTCAATGTTTCGGTTAATCATTTATCCGGTTTAGTACCGGTCACGGCTACACTTGCTAGATTCGGCCCGAATATGTTCTCGGTTAATGGTGAACTTTGTGGTGAGATTGTTCATAAACAATGTGAGATTGTTGGTATGAATTCGACAAAGAATAAATCATCCACATCGGATTTGCAAGAGATGGAGGGTTTTGAGGACTTGAAATCGAGAAAGCGTGAGAAATTTGGGTTGGTAGTTGGTTTTTCGGGCGGTTTGGTGTTGGTAATTAGTTCGGTTTTATGTGTGATAATGTCGATTAAGATATCgaaaaagaagaaaaagagaaaaaagATTATTGCGACACGCGAATTGATGGAAATGGCGGAGGCCGCAGATGCTGCGGCCGAGGTGATGaggatggaagagaagaatgagtTGGAAAGAAAAGTAAGGATGTTGCAACAAGGGGTGGCTATTAAAAAGAGTGGGAATTTAGTGTTTTGCACTGCGGATTCACACGTGTACACTATCGAGCAATTAATGAGGGCGTCTGCAGAGTTGTTGGGAAGCGGAATGATGGGGACCACGTATAAAGCGTTAGTGGATAATCGCGTGATTGTGTGTGTGAAGAGGCTTGATTCGTCGAGATTAGTTGGAACGACGAATGAGGAGTTTGAGATGTTGATGGAGGTCGTGGGTAAGGTGCGCCACACGAATGTTGTGACGCTTCGGGCTTATTTTCAGACTAAAGATGAAAAGCTCCTTGTTTACGATTACCAACCGAATGGCAGTCTCTTCTCACTAATTCACG TATCACAATCCACAATGGCACGACCGCTACATTGGACATCATGCCTAAAAATCGCGGAAGACGTGGCACAAGGACTCTTGCACCTTCATCAAACGTGCAACCTCGTCCACGGAAATCTCAAATCATCCAACGTTCTCCTCGACTCTGATTTTGAAGCTCGTATATCGGATTACCATCTCTCGCATTTATTCCACCACGAGTCCAACGCGTACAGGGCACCCGAAATTGAACCAAATCAAGAACCAACGGCCAAATCGGATGTTTACTCATTCGGGGTTGTTTTGCTAGAGCTATTAACCGGGAAGGCTGCATCGAGCCACCCGAAAGTGTCACCAGATGAGGTGGTGAAGTGGGTGAAGTCAAGTAGGGACAATGGTGGTGCTGGTGGTGGTGTGGTGGAGGAGAAGCGGTTGGAAATGATGACGGGGGTTGCAATAGCATGTGGTGTGAGGTCACCGGAAATGAGACCCACCATGTGGCAAGTAATTGAAATGTTACAAAAGATTAAAGAAGCTGCTGTAATGGAAGATTGTGGATTGGATCCATGA
- the LOC139840327 gene encoding kinesin-like protein KIN-4A, with protein sequence MMDTVPAIAATAADDCCVKVAVHIRPLIGDEKLQACKDCITVVPGKPQVQLGTHSFTFDHVYGSSGSPSSAMFEDCVSPLVDGLFQGYNATVLAYGQTGSGKTYTMGTGFKDGCQTGLIPQAMHALFNKIESLQNQIEFQLNVSYIEILKEEVHDLLDNKSEITNVPTGKLNSPGKPPIQIRETSNGVITLAGSTECSVKTLKEMTDCLEHGSLSRATGSTNMNNQSSRSHAIFTITLEQMRKPNSGDNNSNDSMCDEYLCAKLHLVDLAGSERAKRTGSDGMRFKEGVHINKGLLALGNVISALGDEKKRKEGAHVPYRDSKLTRLLQDSLGGNSRTVMIACVSPADINAEETLNTLKYANRARNIQNKPVVNRDPVSSEMLKMRQQLEFLQAELCARGGGSSIELQVLRERISWLEATNQNLCRELHEYRSRGVAIDQSEKVGNSICVKNEELKCGLKNVDSSDYQMSESGDSGVIEEEAAKEWEHTLLQDSMDKELHELNKRLEQKESEMRLFEGSDTMTLKQHFGKKIMELEDEKRAVQIERDRLLTELESLSASSDAQAQKVRDLHSHKLKSLESQIQELKKKQENQVQLLRQKQKSDEAAKRLQDEIQFIKAQKVQLQHKIKQEAEQFRQWKASREKELLQLKKEGRRNEYERHKLQALNQRQKMVLQRKTEEAAMATKRLKGLLEARKPTRDNSVTTNGNGTNGQSNEKVLQRCLDHEVEVMVNVHEVRHEYEKQSQVRAALAEELAVLRQVDEFALKGVSPPRGKNGFSRACSLSPNARMARISSLESMLSISSNSLVSMASQLSEAEERERAFASRGRWNQLRSMADAKNLLQYMFHSLADARCQSWEKDLEMKEMEEQLKELVGLLRQSELKRKEVEKELKLRDETAATALSSSQSGNSHNSLKHLADDLSGPLSPNSVPAPKQLRYTAGIANGLVREAAAFIDQKRKMVPVGQLSLKKSTLVGNSPGKLWRWKRSHHQWIMQFKWKWQKPWRLSELIRHNDETMMRSKPRAQAAALPEVMYHNRH encoded by the exons ATGATGGATACGGTTCCGGCGATAGCTGCTACGGCGGCCGATGATTGTTGTGTGAAAGTAGCGGTGCATATAAGACCTTTAATTGGAGACGAAAAGCTTCAAGCGTGTAAAGATTGTATCACGGTTGTACCGGGGAAACCTCAG GTGCAATTAGGTACACATTCGTTCACTTTTGATCATGTGTATGGAAGTAGTGGTTCACCATCATCAGCCATGTTTGAAGACTGTGTTTCACCCCTTGTTGATGGTCTATTTCAAGGATATAATGCTACTGTTCTAGCCTATGGCCAG ACGGGCTCAGGCAAGACATACACAATGGGCACTGGATTCAAAGATGGTTGCCAAACTGGGCTTATTCCTCAAGCTATGCATGCTTTATTCAACAAAATTGAAAGTTTACAAAATCAAATAGAGTTCCAATTGAACGTTTCTTATATTGAG ATTTTAAAAGAAGAAGTACATGACTTGTTGGATAACAAGTCGGAGATAACAAATGTGCCGACAGGGAAATTGAATAGTCCTGGAAAACCACCGATTCAAATTCGTGAAACGTCTAATGGTGTTATAACGCTTGCGGGATCGACCGAATGTAGTGTAAAGACACTTAAAGAAATGACTGATTGTCTTGAGCATGGATCATTGAGCAGGGCAACAGGGAGTACAAATATGAATAATCAATCAAG TCGATCACACGCAATCTTCACGATCACATTAGAGCAAATGCGAAAACCAAACTCTGGTGATAACAACTCAAATGATTCAATGTGTGATGAATATCTTTGCGCAAAATTGCATTTAGTTGATCTCGCTGGATCTGAACGAGCTAAAAGAACCGGTTCTGATGGTATGCGTTTCAAAGAAG GAGTTCATATTAACAAAGGCCTTCTTGCACTTGGAAATGTCATTAGTGCCCTTGGTGATGAGAAAAAACGTAAAGAAGGTGCTCATGTTCCATATCGAGATAGTAAACTTACTCGTCTCTTGCAG GACTCACTCGGTGGGAACAGCAGAACTGTTATGATTG CTTGTGTTAGTCCTGCTGATATAAATGCTGAGGAAACGCTTAACACATTAAAGTATGCGAACCGAGCTCGGAATATCCAGAATAAGCCTGTG GTGAATAGGGATCCAGTGTCTAGTGAAATGTTAAAAATGCGTCAACAGTTAGAATTTTTGCAAGCAGAACTTTGTGCTCGTGGTGGAGGTTCTTCAATAGAACTACAG GTTCTTCGGGAACGGATTTCTTGGCTTGAAGCTACTAATCAGAATCTATGTAGGGAACTTCATGAATACCGAAGCAGAGGTGTAGCCATTGATCAATCTGAAAAG GTAGGTAATTCGATTTGCGTGAAAAATGAAGAGCTTAAATGTGGTTTGAAGAATGTCGATTCTTCTGATTATCAGATGAGTGAAAGTG gcGATTCGGGGGTGATAGAGGAAGAAGCAGCTAAAGAATGGGAGCATACTCTTTTACAAGACTCTATGGACAAGGAGTTGCATGAATTAAATAAACGTTTAGAACAGAAAGAG TCGGAAATGAGACTTTTTGAAGGATCCGATACCATGACTCTTAAGCAACATTTTGGAAAGAAGATTATGGAACTTGAGGACGAGAAGCGGGCAGTGCAG ATAGAAAGGGATAGATTGCTAACTGAACTTGAAAGCCTTTCTGCTTCTTCAGATGCTCAAGCACAAAAAGTTCGAGATTTGCACTCGCATAAATTGAAGTCTCTTGAATCGCAG ATTCAGGAGCTTAAGAAGAAACAAGAGAATCAAGTTCAGCTTTTGAGGCAAAAACAAAAGAGTGATGAAGCAGCGAAAAGATTACAAGATGAAATACAATTCATTAAGGCACAAAAG GTTCAACTACAACATAAGATAAAACAAGAGGCGGAACAATTCCGCCAGTGGAAAGCATCTCGTGAGAAAGAACTTCTGCAG CTAAAGAAAGAAGGGAGAAGGAATGAATACGAAAGACACAAACTACAGGCCCTAAATCAACGTCAAAAAATG GTACTTCAGCGGAAGACAGAAGAGGCCGCAATGGCAACCAAAAGGCTTAAAGGATTGCTAGAAGCCCGCAAGCCTACCCGGGACAACTCgg TGACTACCAATGGAAATGGAACAAACGGACAG AGCAATGAGAAGGTATTGCAGCGTTGCCTTGATCACGAGGTTGAAGTGATGGTCAATGTGCATGAAGTTCGACATGAATATGAGAAACAAAGCCAAGT aCGGGCTGCACTTGCAGAAGAGCTAGCGGTTCTCAGACAAGTTGATGAATTTGCTTTAAAAGGGGTTAGCCCTCCAAGAGGAAAGAATGGTTTTTCTAG GGCGTGTTCTTTGTCACCAAATGCAAGAATGGCAAGAATATCTTCATTGGAGAGTATGTTAAGCATTTCATCAAATTCACTTGTATCTATGGCTTCGCAATTATCTGAGGCAGAAGAAAGGGAACGTGCGTTTGCTAGCCGTGGACGTTGGAACCAGTTACGTTCGATGGCAGATGCAAAGAACTTGCTTCAATATATGTTTCATTCTCTTGCAGATGCAAG GTGTCAATCATGGGAAAAAGATCTTGAAATGAAGGAAATGGAAGAACAATTAAAGGAGCTTGTGGGGTTACTTAGACAAAGCGAATTGAAACGAAAAGAAGTCGAGAAGGAGCTAAAATTACGGGACGAAACAGCTGCAACGGCATTGTCTTCGTCACAGTCT GGAAATTCACATAATTCACTGAAACACTTGGCTGATGACTTGAGTGGTCCGTTATCTCCAAACTCGGTTCCAGCACCCAAACAGCTAAGATACACAGCTGGCATAGCCAATGGTTTAGTCCGCGAAGCAGCAGCCTTCATCGACCAGAAGCGAAAG ATGGTTCCAGTTGGGCAGTTGTCACTAAAAAAGTCAACGCTGGTCGGAAATTCGCCTGGGAAACTATGGAGATGGAAGAGGAGTCACCATCAATGGATAATGCAGTTCAAATGGAAGTGGCAGAAACCATGGAGACTTTCAGAACTCATTAGACATAACGATGAAACAATGATGAGATCAAAGCCTCGTGCACAGGCGGCTGCTTTGCCGGAAGTGATGTATCATAATAGACACTAA